Proteins encoded by one window of Roseibium sp. Sym1:
- a CDS encoding isocitrate lyase/PEP mutase family protein, whose product MPSPAETLRALLALDKLHVMPCCFDALSAKLIEQGGFDLTFMSGFATSASRIGQPDLGLMSYAEVLDQARNITESLTIPLIADGDTGYGNAMNVRRTVSGLARAGAAAVMIEDQVAPKRCGHTPGKAVVGREEAFDRIRAAVDAREAGADILILARTDARHEHGLGEAIDRAARYKELGADILFVEAPKTVAEMQEICRELPGPKMANIVEGGETPELSHKELRDIGYAIAAYPLTLMASAMKAMVKTLDQLRSDQDRTPDLMDFKELRQRIGFNDYYEVSAQYETSKRS is encoded by the coding sequence ATGCCGTCTCCGGCCGAAACGCTGCGCGCCCTTCTGGCGCTGGACAAGCTTCATGTCATGCCCTGCTGCTTTGATGCCCTGTCGGCCAAGCTGATCGAACAGGGGGGCTTCGATCTGACCTTCATGTCCGGTTTTGCCACGTCCGCGTCGCGGATCGGTCAGCCGGATCTCGGGCTGATGTCCTATGCGGAAGTGCTCGACCAGGCGCGCAACATCACCGAATCCCTCACCATCCCGCTGATTGCCGACGGTGACACCGGCTATGGCAATGCCATGAATGTGCGGCGCACCGTCTCCGGTCTGGCCCGGGCCGGGGCGGCTGCCGTGATGATCGAGGACCAGGTGGCGCCGAAGCGCTGCGGCCACACGCCGGGCAAGGCGGTGGTCGGCCGGGAAGAAGCCTTCGACCGGATCCGGGCGGCCGTCGACGCGCGGGAGGCGGGCGCGGACATCCTCATCCTGGCGCGGACCGACGCGCGTCACGAGCACGGGCTTGGCGAGGCTATCGACCGGGCCGCAAGGTACAAGGAGCTCGGGGCGGACATTCTCTTTGTCGAGGCGCCCAAGACGGTGGCCGAGATGCAGGAGATCTGCCGGGAACTGCCCGGGCCGAAAATGGCGAACATCGTCGAAGGCGGCGAAACCCCGGAGCTCTCCCACAAGGAGCTTCGGGACATCGGCTACGCCATCGCCGCTTATCCGCTGACCCTGATGGCCAGCGCGATGAAGGCGATGGTGAAGACCCTGGACCAGCTCAGGTCCGATCAGGACCGGACACCGGACCTGATGGATTTCAAGGAACTCAGGCAGCGGATCGGCTTCAACGACTATTACGAGGTTTCGGCACAGTACGAAACATCGAAGCGGAGCTGA
- a CDS encoding exopolysaccharide biosynthesis protein, producing the protein MQGERRRRPSLSLPILRTSRDQHRNGTLTLGNLLSALGETSFGWAIVLFSLLTLLPLPPGSSLITGLPVLVTTFQMVLGFPHVKLPGPLARLKLDHTKLRRTMARMRPVTRRLERMLIQRYEGLFAARNERTLGFALFVIAFTLFLPVPLSGWFPATALFIAGVGIVERDGLVVILGLLLGLAAVLLTAAILTSIAISTNALMV; encoded by the coding sequence ATGCAGGGCGAGAGACGCCGAAGACCTTCGCTGTCGCTGCCGATCCTGCGGACATCTCGCGATCAGCACCGGAACGGCACACTGACGCTCGGCAACTTGCTGTCTGCCCTGGGCGAGACCTCGTTCGGCTGGGCAATCGTGCTGTTTTCCCTGCTGACGCTTCTGCCGTTGCCGCCCGGCTCCTCTCTCATTACCGGTCTGCCCGTGCTGGTCACCACGTTCCAGATGGTGCTCGGTTTCCCGCATGTGAAACTGCCTGGGCCGCTCGCGCGCCTGAAGCTCGACCACACCAAGCTGAGGCGGACGATGGCGCGCATGCGTCCCGTCACCCGCCGGCTGGAGCGCATGCTGATCCAGCGCTACGAGGGTCTGTTCGCTGCGAGAAACGAACGTACGCTCGGGTTCGCGCTCTTCGTGATCGCGTTCACGCTGTTCCTGCCCGTGCCGCTCAGCGGCTGGTTTCCCGCAACGGCGCTGTTCATTGCCGGCGTCGGCATCGTCGAACGCGACGGGCTGGTGGTCATCCTGGGGCTTCTGCTGGGTCTGGCAGCGGTTCTGCTCACCGCCGCCATCCTGACCTCGATTGCGATCAGCACGAACGCGCTGATGGTTTGA
- the ffh gene encoding signal recognition particle protein, with protein sequence MFESLSDRLSGIFDKLTGRGALSENDVNEALREIRRALIEADVALPIVRSFTDKVRNRAVGAEVVKSVTPGQMVVKIVHDQLVEMLGTEGQPIDLNAPAPVAIMMVGLQGSGKTTTTAKIARRLTQRDKRKVLMASLDTRRPAAQEQLKVLGEQNDVDTLPIIEGQGPVEIAKRAMSAAKLGGYDVVMLDTAGRIHIDEPLMVEMADVKAAAQPHEILLVADSLTGQDAVNLAQSFDERVGITGIALTRMDGDGRGGAALSMQAVTGKPVKLIGTGEKSDALEDFHPKRIADRILGMGDIVSLVEKAAEAIDAEQAAKMAKKMQKGHFDLDDLAEQLKQMEKLGGMSGMMGMLPGVGKMKKQIEASNIDDKMFKRQVAIIQSMTPTERKKPDLLKASRKKRIAAGSGVQVAEVNKLLKMHRQMADMMKKMGKGKGMLGKLMGGMGGGMPDVDPKQLEEMAKSGQLPGGMELPKGLPGGLGGAGLPPGMPGLPGLGGPKLPGLPGMGKGKKR encoded by the coding sequence ATGTTTGAAAGCCTGTCCGATCGACTAAGCGGTATTTTCGACAAGCTCACCGGCCGCGGTGCGCTGTCGGAAAACGACGTCAACGAGGCGCTGCGCGAAATCCGCCGCGCGCTGATCGAAGCTGACGTCGCGCTGCCGATCGTGCGGTCGTTCACCGACAAGGTCCGCAACCGCGCGGTTGGCGCGGAAGTGGTCAAATCGGTGACACCGGGCCAGATGGTCGTGAAGATCGTTCATGACCAGCTGGTGGAAATGCTCGGCACGGAAGGCCAGCCGATCGACCTGAACGCCCCGGCACCGGTGGCGATCATGATGGTCGGCCTGCAGGGCTCCGGTAAGACGACGACCACGGCGAAGATCGCCCGCCGCCTGACCCAGCGCGACAAGCGCAAGGTGCTGATGGCCTCGCTCGACACCCGCCGCCCGGCGGCGCAGGAGCAGCTCAAGGTGCTCGGCGAGCAGAACGACGTCGACACGCTGCCGATCATCGAGGGCCAGGGCCCGGTCGAGATCGCCAAGCGGGCCATGTCCGCCGCCAAGCTGGGCGGCTATGACGTGGTCATGCTCGATACCGCCGGCCGTATCCATATCGACGAGCCGCTGATGGTGGAGATGGCCGATGTCAAGGCCGCCGCCCAGCCGCATGAAATCCTGCTCGTTGCCGACAGCCTGACCGGTCAGGACGCCGTCAACCTGGCGCAGAGTTTCGACGAACGCGTCGGCATCACCGGCATCGCGCTCACCCGTATGGATGGTGACGGCCGCGGTGGTGCCGCATTGTCGATGCAGGCGGTCACCGGCAAGCCGGTCAAGCTGATCGGGACCGGCGAAAAATCAGACGCACTGGAAGATTTCCATCCGAAGCGGATCGCCGACCGCATTCTCGGCATGGGCGACATCGTCTCGCTGGTGGAAAAGGCGGCCGAGGCCATCGACGCGGAACAGGCCGCGAAGATGGCGAAGAAGATGCAGAAGGGTCATTTCGACCTGGACGATCTCGCCGAACAGCTCAAGCAGATGGAAAAGCTGGGGGGCATGTCCGGCATGATGGGCATGCTGCCGGGCGTCGGCAAGATGAAGAAGCAGATCGAGGCGTCCAACATCGATGACAAGATGTTCAAGCGCCAGGTTGCCATCATCCAGTCGATGACGCCGACCGAGCGCAAGAAGCCCGACCTTCTGAAAGCCAGCCGCAAGAAGCGCATCGCCGCCGGGTCCGGCGTGCAGGTGGCCGAGGTCAACAAGCTTTTGAAGATGCACCGCCAGATGGCGGACATGATGAAGAAGATGGGCAAGGGCAAGGGCATGCTCGGCAAGCTGATGGGCGGCATGGGCGGCGGCATGCCGGATGTCGATCCGAAGCAGCTCGAGGAAATGGCCAAGTCCGGGCAGTTGCCCGGCGGCATGGAGCTGCCGAAAGGCTTGCCCGGTGGCCTTGGCGGCGCCGGCCTGCCTCCGGGAATGCCGGGTCTTCCGGGCCTCGGCGGTCCGAAACTTCCCGGCCTCCCGGGCATGGGCAAGGGCAAGAAACGATGA
- a CDS encoding chorismate mutase, with product MSEAESRLGDSAALQELKALRSSIDNIDAALVHMLAERFKCTQKVGVLKATNDLPPADPAREKIQIERLRQLACDANLDPDFAEKFLNFIVREVIRHHEAIAAEAGN from the coding sequence ATGAGCGAAGCGGAATCCCGGTTGGGAGACAGCGCCGCGCTTCAGGAGCTGAAGGCCCTGCGGTCTTCGATCGACAACATCGACGCGGCGCTGGTTCACATGCTCGCCGAACGGTTCAAGTGCACCCAGAAGGTGGGTGTCCTGAAAGCCACCAACGACCTGCCGCCGGCCGATCCGGCGCGGGAGAAGATTCAGATCGAACGGCTGCGTCAGCTTGCCTGCGACGCCAATCTCGATCCTGACTTTGCCGAAAAGTTCCTGAACTTCATCGTTCGGGAAGTAATCCGGCACCACGAAGCCATTGCCGCTGAAGCCGGCAACTGA
- the rpsP gene encoding 30S ribosomal protein S16, translating into MATKIRLARGGSKKRPYYRIVVADIRSPRDGRFIEKVGSYDPMLPKDSENRVQLNVERIQYWLDNGAKPTDRVHRFLDTAGLLKREPRNNPKKAELGAKAKERVEAKRQAEEEAAAAAAEPAEEAASEEAAAE; encoded by the coding sequence ATGGCTACGAAAATTCGCCTGGCACGCGGCGGTTCCAAGAAACGCCCGTATTACCGCATCGTCGTCGCTGACATCCGCTCCCCGCGCGATGGCCGCTTCATCGAGAAGGTCGGTTCCTACGACCCGATGCTGCCGAAGGATTCCGAAAACCGCGTGCAGCTGAATGTCGAGCGCATTCAGTACTGGCTCGACAACGGCGCAAAGCCGACCGACCGCGTGCATCGTTTCCTGGACACCGCCGGCCTGCTGAAGCGCGAGCCGCGCAACAACCCGAAGAAGGCCGAGCTGGGCGCCAAGGCGAAGGAACGCGTGGAAGCCAAGCGTCAGGCTGAAGAAGAAGCTGCTGCAGCCGCTGCCGAGCCGGCGGAAGAAGCCGCTTCCGAAGAAGCTGCTGCCGAATAA
- the rimM gene encoding ribosome maturation factor RimM (Essential for efficient processing of 16S rRNA) gives MSSDDQKVLMARIGAAHGIRGEVRVKPFGDDPLSFADYGILTTKDGKRSFEVEKARVQKTVVVTRFKGITDRNQAEELNGTELYVSRDQLPEPDEDEFYYSDLNGLDVIDQGGDTLGKIVAVQDFGAGDLLEIRPKRGRTFYIPFTKEFVPEISLDEGLVRADLPEDYFSEGAPEPSEDAPDK, from the coding sequence ATGTCGTCAGACGATCAGAAGGTGCTCATGGCCAGGATCGGTGCCGCCCACGGCATTCGCGGGGAAGTGCGGGTCAAGCCGTTCGGCGACGATCCGCTCTCCTTTGCCGATTATGGCATCCTGACCACGAAGGACGGCAAGCGGTCCTTTGAAGTGGAAAAGGCGCGGGTGCAGAAGACGGTTGTGGTGACCCGGTTCAAGGGCATCACCGACCGCAACCAGGCCGAGGAGCTGAACGGGACCGAGCTCTATGTCTCCCGTGACCAGTTGCCCGAACCTGACGAAGACGAATTCTACTATTCCGACCTGAACGGTCTCGACGTCATCGACCAGGGCGGCGACACGCTCGGCAAGATCGTGGCGGTGCAGGATTTCGGTGCCGGGGACCTACTCGAGATCCGGCCAAAGCGCGGGCGAACCTTCTACATCCCGTTCACGAAGGAGTTTGTGCCCGAGATCAGCCTGGACGAAGGACTGGTGCGGGCGGACCTGCCGGAGGACTATTTCTCTGAGGGAGCCCCGGAGCCTTCCGAAGACGCGCCCGACAAATAG
- a CDS encoding antibiotic resistance protein VanZ has product MAKFPVFRLNLPGFIQTYVDRHYLDISLSRVLPLAALMTFGVLVGLVFNTGVGHPYDKVIHIGFFALLTLSIHALFCCRLRISAVVAFGMGLGGEVVQGFLPHHEMSLQDAVANGIGVALIVALIALIRSETRQAVREESQQEDLDLGQMGLEPVRTRYLSGASSEGSGAPSEK; this is encoded by the coding sequence GTGGCCAAGTTTCCAGTCTTTCGTCTGAACCTTCCCGGGTTCATCCAGACCTATGTCGATCGGCATTATCTCGACATTTCCCTGAGCCGCGTGTTGCCGCTGGCCGCGCTGATGACCTTTGGCGTGCTGGTTGGCCTGGTGTTCAACACCGGCGTCGGCCACCCCTATGACAAGGTCATCCATATCGGCTTCTTCGCGCTGCTGACCCTTTCGATCCACGCGCTGTTCTGCTGCCGGCTGCGCATCTCCGCTGTCGTCGCCTTCGGCATGGGGCTTGGCGGCGAAGTCGTCCAGGGCTTTCTGCCGCATCACGAGATGTCCCTGCAGGACGCGGTTGCCAACGGGATCGGCGTTGCCCTGATTGTCGCGCTGATCGCGCTGATCCGCTCCGAGACCCGCCAGGCGGTTCGTGAGGAAAGCCAGCAAGAAGATCTCGATCTGGGTCAGATGGGGCTTGAGCCCGTGCGCACGCGCTATTTGTCGGGCGCGTCTTCGGAAGGCTCCGGGGCTCCCTCAGAGAAATAG
- the trmD gene encoding tRNA (guanosine(37)-N1)-methyltransferase TrmD, with translation MAFKATILTLYPDMFPGPLGHSLSGRALDKGLWQLETSQIRDFATDRHRSVDDTPAGGGAGMVLRADILAKAIDAAAPEEDPRPKLLMSPRGEPFTQKRAHQLAEGPGAVIVCGRFEGVDQRVIDARNLEEVSIGDYILSGGEIGAITLLDAVIRLIPGVMGNMESADTESFETGLLEHPHYTRPAEFEGLTIPEVLTSGNHQKIHEWRMSEAERLTRDRRPDLWDAYMADEDDVD, from the coding sequence ATGGCTTTCAAGGCGACCATTCTGACGCTTTATCCGGACATGTTTCCGGGGCCGCTCGGCCACAGCCTGTCCGGCCGCGCGCTCGACAAGGGCCTGTGGCAGCTGGAAACCAGCCAGATCCGCGACTTTGCCACTGACAGGCACCGCTCGGTCGACGATACGCCGGCGGGCGGCGGCGCCGGCATGGTGCTGCGTGCCGATATTCTCGCAAAAGCCATCGATGCGGCAGCGCCGGAAGAGGATCCGCGGCCGAAGCTCCTGATGAGCCCGCGCGGGGAGCCGTTCACCCAGAAGCGCGCCCACCAGCTCGCCGAAGGCCCGGGCGCCGTGATCGTCTGCGGCCGCTTCGAAGGCGTCGACCAGCGGGTGATCGATGCGCGGAACCTCGAAGAAGTCTCCATCGGTGACTACATCCTCTCCGGCGGCGAGATCGGCGCCATCACGCTTTTGGACGCCGTCATCCGGTTGATCCCGGGTGTCATGGGCAACATGGAAAGCGCGGACACGGAAAGCTTCGAGACCGGCCTCCTGGAACACCCGCATTACACGCGGCCCGCGGAATTCGAGGGCCTGACGATCCCTGAGGTGCTGACCTCGGGCAATCACCAGAAGATCCACGAATGGCGCATGTCGGAAGCCGAACGGCTCACCCGCGACCGCCGCCCGGATCTCTGGGACGCCTATATGGCGGACGAGGACGACGTGGATTGA